One window from the genome of Paraneptunicella aestuarii encodes:
- a CDS encoding cation:proton antiporter family protein, which produces MEFIWIFVAFVCGFVFRFLSLPPLIGFLCAGFILNFFGITPDPNLQLLADLGITLMLFTIGLKLNIKDLFRTEVWVGTGLSAFFWIVLFASFSMLYMTWGLAYFEVLDWKTATLLGFALSFSSTVCIVKVLEDSGEMKTRHGKLAIAILVMQDIIAVVFLALATGKIPSMLALGLPLLIFVRPLIDRLLNAAGHGELLPLTGFFLALGGYELFNLVDVKGDLGALIMGILLSSHVKSTELAKSLLGFKDLFLIGFFLSIGFITIPTLPMLAMAAFICLLLPIKYLLFFSLFNALKLRGRTSYLAGLVLSNFSEFGLIVVALSVKQGWLEKDWLVILAISVSLSFVFTSIAYRFAHRGYNLFKPYLVKFEREQRLPEDAYVKPGNASILVIGMGRVGKGSFEALSHAAGESVWGLDADSERVSQLQSDGKQVICGDAEDADLWERIDVTHIKLILLALPSIEDIDNICQQLVSAGYKGKIAAMARFEDEREHLLASGIHKVFNFYTEVGAGFAEESLQIID; this is translated from the coding sequence ATGGAATTTATTTGGATTTTTGTCGCTTTTGTTTGTGGATTTGTATTTCGATTTCTTTCCTTGCCACCGTTGATCGGTTTTTTGTGCGCAGGCTTCATTCTCAATTTCTTTGGTATAACTCCTGATCCTAATTTGCAGCTGCTTGCAGATTTGGGGATCACGCTCATGTTGTTCACTATTGGCTTGAAACTAAACATAAAAGACTTGTTTAGAACGGAAGTATGGGTAGGTACAGGATTATCTGCTTTCTTCTGGATAGTGCTTTTTGCCAGTTTTTCCATGTTATACATGACATGGGGATTGGCTTATTTTGAAGTGCTGGATTGGAAAACTGCAACGTTATTAGGTTTTGCTCTTAGCTTTAGCAGTACCGTTTGTATTGTTAAGGTTTTGGAAGACAGTGGGGAAATGAAAACCCGGCATGGCAAACTGGCGATAGCGATATTGGTTATGCAAGATATCATCGCGGTTGTCTTTCTTGCGTTGGCAACGGGTAAAATCCCATCTATGCTGGCATTAGGGTTGCCACTATTGATTTTTGTGCGTCCGCTGATTGATCGTCTTCTTAATGCCGCAGGACACGGTGAACTTCTACCACTGACCGGATTCTTCCTGGCCTTGGGAGGATATGAATTATTTAATTTGGTTGATGTGAAAGGGGATTTAGGTGCATTAATTATGGGGATTTTACTCAGTTCCCATGTAAAAAGTACCGAGTTGGCCAAGTCATTGCTGGGCTTTAAAGACCTCTTCCTTATCGGTTTCTTCCTGTCTATTGGTTTTATTACCATTCCAACATTACCTATGCTGGCGATGGCGGCATTCATTTGCCTGCTTTTACCGATTAAGTATTTGCTGTTTTTCTCATTATTCAATGCGTTAAAACTCAGGGGGAGAACCTCTTATCTTGCTGGATTAGTGTTAAGCAATTTTAGTGAATTTGGCTTAATTGTTGTGGCATTGAGTGTGAAACAGGGCTGGTTAGAGAAGGACTGGTTGGTGATCCTCGCGATATCGGTTTCCTTGTCTTTTGTCTTTACCAGTATTGCCTATCGTTTCGCCCATAGAGGATACAACCTGTTTAAACCTTATCTGGTCAAGTTCGAACGTGAGCAACGTTTACCAGAAGATGCTTATGTTAAGCCGGGCAATGCATCTATTCTGGTGATTGGTATGGGGCGGGTAGGAAAAGGCAGTTTTGAAGCCTTGTCTCATGCTGCTGGGGAATCCGTATGGGGGCTGGATGCTGATAGTGAACGGGTGTCGCAATTACAGTCGGATGGAAAGCAGGTTATCTGTGGTGATGCAGAAGACGCTGACTTATGGGAACGTATTGATGTGACCCATATCAAGCTTATTCTGTTGGCGCTGCCTTCAATTGAAGATATTGACAATATTTGTCAGCAATTAGTTTCTGCTGGATATAAAGGCAAAATCGCGGCTATGGCACGTTTTGAAGATGAGCGTGAACATCTGTTGGCATCGGGCATTCATAAAGTCTTCAACTTTTATACTGAGGTAGGGGCGGGCTTTGCCGAAGAAAGTTTGCAAATTATTGACTGA
- a CDS encoding EF-hand domain-containing protein produces the protein MSEAKALTEQQIEKIREDFLFFDKDNNGCIDEQEFFELLKVLSPKVKEHQAREGFSIIDENNDGAVDFDEFLSWWQNSWWEY, from the coding sequence ATGTCGGAAGCAAAAGCACTTACAGAACAACAAATTGAAAAAATCAGAGAAGACTTTCTGTTCTTTGATAAAGACAATAATGGTTGCATTGATGAGCAAGAGTTTTTTGAGCTCTTAAAAGTGCTGTCACCAAAAGTTAAAGAACACCAGGCGAGAGAAGGTTTTTCCATTATTGATGAGAATAATGATGGGGCAGTTGATTTCGACGAGTTTTTGTCCTGGTGGCAGAATTCCTGGTGGGAATACTAA
- the trhO gene encoding oxygen-dependent tRNA uridine(34) hydroxylase TrhO has translation MSQYVVCALYKFVTLENYKEMRAPLQDVMEKSGVKGTLLLALEGINGTISGTREGIDAVLAWLNSDERIQPVSYKESFDEEQPFYRTKVKLKNEIVTMGVEGIDPRKTVGTYVKPADWNALISDPDVTVIDTRNDYEIEIGTFKHAIDPKTQTFREFPQYVKDNLDPAKNKKVAMFCTGGIRCEKSTAYLKELGFEEVYHLEGGILKYLEEVPKEESLWEGDCFVFDNRVAVDHDLQKSKYDQCYACRLPITEEDKQSELFEAGVSCPRCHGTHSEEQLKRFREREKQVQLARERQEEHLGNEARMATFEKRRRKSEIRKAQRAAAKAGS, from the coding sequence ATGTCTCAATACGTTGTATGTGCGTTATATAAGTTCGTCACATTAGAAAACTATAAGGAAATGCGAGCGCCTTTACAGGATGTTATGGAGAAAAGTGGTGTTAAAGGAACGCTTTTGTTAGCGTTGGAAGGAATTAACGGCACGATTTCTGGTACTCGAGAAGGAATTGATGCTGTACTGGCGTGGTTAAATAGTGATGAACGCATTCAACCGGTTTCCTACAAAGAATCCTTCGACGAAGAGCAGCCTTTCTATCGCACAAAGGTTAAGCTTAAAAATGAAATTGTCACTATGGGTGTTGAGGGCATTGACCCTCGTAAAACCGTTGGCACCTATGTTAAGCCAGCAGATTGGAATGCTTTAATTTCTGATCCCGACGTGACAGTGATTGATACTCGTAATGATTACGAGATAGAAATAGGCACTTTCAAGCACGCGATTGATCCCAAAACCCAAACATTTCGTGAATTTCCTCAATATGTGAAAGACAACCTTGATCCTGCGAAAAACAAGAAAGTTGCCATGTTTTGTACCGGTGGGATCCGTTGTGAAAAGTCCACTGCCTATTTAAAAGAGCTGGGTTTTGAAGAGGTGTATCACCTGGAAGGTGGGATTTTAAAATATTTGGAAGAAGTGCCAAAAGAAGAGTCTCTATGGGAAGGCGATTGCTTTGTTTTCGATAATCGCGTTGCTGTTGACCACGATTTGCAAAAGTCTAAATATGATCAGTGCTATGCGTGTCGCTTACCGATAACTGAGGAAGACAAGCAAAGTGAATTGTTTGAAGCTGGTGTTTCATGCCCTCGTTGTCATGGTACTCATTCTGAAGAACAGCTAAAGCGCTTCCGTGAAAGAGAAAAACAGGTACAGCTTGCCAGAGAGAGGCAAGAAGAGCATCTTGGCAATGAAGCTCGTATGGCAACGTTTGAAAAACGTCGTCGCAAGTCTGAAATTCGTAAGGCTCAAAGAGCAGCCGCTAAAGCGGGTTCCTGA
- a CDS encoding GGDEF domain-containing protein, which yields MTFIMSLLRRYLNAGLNQHNNPEINRKTFMVNLFGLVGLILTTIMGTAAMLNGNYMLCIALYLTGMSYLLSYQLQKFTGNKQIYSSIILYSMFGFLIYLVYSGGVANTGPLWIFMAAPVALFFDGLKKGLIDIAIFIGVISLMMFYPDDALINTHYTSEFKQRLLYSFLSVTFLSAYYEYSRQRSFDFMLRISRKFEQMAKYDPLTHLPNRRDAMDKLEYEYRRIERNLTPVALILVDVDFFKRINDAHGHAAGDKVLVDLADLFKHIIRKQDTVARWGGEEFLFILPQTNSTQALVVANKIRNNLAKTSFDYEANAFNITVSMGISEVNAKVSIEAAIKQADDFLYLAKKNGRDQFQPQPVVYQTESSSNNSSDRNRSFSV from the coding sequence ATGACTTTTATCATGAGCCTGTTGCGTCGCTATTTAAACGCAGGTCTAAACCAACATAATAATCCGGAAATCAACCGTAAAACCTTCATGGTGAACCTGTTCGGATTAGTTGGATTGATACTCACCACAATAATGGGCACAGCTGCTATGCTCAATGGCAACTATATGCTGTGTATAGCACTGTATTTAACGGGTATGAGCTACCTGCTCAGCTATCAATTACAGAAGTTCACCGGCAACAAACAAATTTACTCATCCATTATTCTTTATTCCATGTTTGGCTTTTTGATTTATCTTGTCTACTCAGGCGGGGTTGCCAATACCGGGCCACTGTGGATATTTATGGCGGCTCCTGTCGCATTATTCTTCGACGGACTAAAGAAGGGATTAATCGATATCGCTATTTTTATTGGCGTGATTAGTTTGATGATGTTTTATCCTGACGACGCACTTATTAATACTCATTACACAAGCGAGTTTAAACAGCGCCTGCTTTACTCTTTCTTATCCGTTACTTTTTTATCTGCCTATTACGAATATTCCAGACAACGTTCATTTGATTTTATGTTAAGAATAAGCCGCAAGTTTGAGCAAATGGCTAAATATGATCCGCTCACCCACTTGCCAAACCGTCGTGACGCAATGGACAAGCTGGAATATGAGTATCGCCGCATTGAACGAAACCTGACGCCAGTAGCATTGATTTTAGTAGACGTCGATTTTTTCAAACGGATCAACGATGCACATGGCCATGCTGCGGGAGATAAGGTACTGGTAGATTTGGCCGATTTGTTCAAGCATATTATCCGCAAACAGGATACTGTCGCTCGTTGGGGCGGTGAAGAATTCCTCTTTATTTTGCCGCAAACAAACTCAACTCAAGCATTGGTTGTAGCTAATAAAATCCGCAACAATCTTGCCAAAACAAGCTTTGACTACGAAGCGAATGCATTCAATATCACGGTGAGTATGGGTATCAGCGAAGTAAACGCGAAGGTTTCCATTGAAGCGGCAATCAAACAGGCCGATGATTTTTTATATCTTGCCAAGAAAAACGGCAGAGATCAGTTTCAGCCTCAACCGGTTGTGTATCAGACAGAAAGCTCTTCCAACAACTCCTCAGACAGAAACCGTTCCTTTTCTGTATAA
- a CDS encoding SapC family protein, whose product MAKVEQLNSNSHRKIKIKTNRDVSDLQDQSILPLVLAEFPQAAIEFPICFIKNAQNEDIQVVALMGIESKENLFVVDGDKWNGAYMPARYTHRPFGLVQNPDDKSNFGIAINVESNLVNEEEGIALFDEEGKETEFLVKQKEAMAAYLQQEQMTKAFAKELMDKGFLVQKQINVKVQDQQYDIDGVYIVDEKKIDELSDEEFLNLRKRGLLNPIFTHLISMRQMNNLIKRKSEKVGSPA is encoded by the coding sequence ATGGCTAAGGTCGAACAACTAAATAGTAACTCACATCGTAAAATTAAAATTAAAACCAACCGCGACGTAAGCGATTTGCAAGATCAAAGCATTTTGCCTTTGGTACTTGCAGAATTCCCACAAGCCGCTATTGAATTCCCTATCTGCTTTATCAAAAATGCTCAAAACGAAGACATCCAGGTGGTTGCTTTGATGGGTATCGAAAGCAAGGAAAACCTGTTTGTTGTTGACGGCGACAAATGGAATGGCGCGTATATGCCGGCTCGCTATACTCACCGTCCTTTTGGTTTGGTACAAAACCCGGATGATAAATCAAACTTCGGCATTGCTATCAATGTTGAAAGCAACCTGGTTAATGAAGAAGAAGGCATTGCGTTATTCGACGAAGAAGGCAAAGAAACCGAGTTCCTGGTTAAGCAAAAAGAAGCAATGGCTGCTTACTTGCAACAAGAGCAAATGACGAAAGCATTTGCCAAGGAATTAATGGATAAAGGCTTCCTTGTTCAGAAGCAAATCAATGTAAAAGTACAAGATCAACAATATGATATTGATGGCGTTTACATTGTTGATGAGAAGAAAATCGACGAATTGTCCGACGAAGAGTTTCTGAATTTACGTAAGCGTGGCTTGCTAAACCCAATCTTCACTCACCTGATTTCAATGCGTCAGATGAACAACCTGATTAAGCGTAAGTCTGAAAAAGTGGGTTCACCTGCTTAA
- a CDS encoding alpha-amylase family glycosyl hydrolase: MNIVRHSFRNKIVTGMMLSLFLVQGQSVADTSNYFANEQDKQLTASLVKRGQDWRNGALVYQVLVDRYAPSKNLDKKRDLYASPKVLKSWDEVPKGGHYLEDAQVWSHEIEFWGGDLDSLKSKLDHIQRLGMDVLYLNPIHYGFTNHKYDALDYKKVSPEFGDREDVKALADELHRRGMKLVLDGVFNHMGRNAEIFKQASKDQNSPYRDWFYFGEQYPSGHRAWASAINLPELNLENPAVREHVYNAPNSVVQGYLLDEGIDGWRLDVAFDIGFRYLTELTQAAHQAKPGALVVGEIWNYPKEWFPAIDGIMNFSAREVLIRTIFGDISPAMAVTMLDRMVSDAGIEPMLKSWLVLDNHDTPRLKNLFPELWQQQMAQVLQFSFPGSPNVYYGVEVGMTGGIDPEMRAPMRWDWVKDDNPSLVWLQNLIDIRKTNRALRIGEFRVVNSEKLVAFERYTDTADETIVVLANPGTEDVSESVMIANSKLMNATMMTDLLGVIKEPVQIWSGLIRANVPAGKTVMLKVQTAQISGYTPYKRVK, translated from the coding sequence TTGAACATAGTACGACATTCATTCAGGAATAAAATCGTAACAGGGATGATGTTGAGTTTATTTTTAGTGCAAGGGCAATCAGTGGCAGATACATCAAATTATTTTGCAAATGAGCAAGACAAGCAATTGACCGCCAGTTTAGTTAAACGTGGACAGGATTGGCGAAATGGTGCCTTGGTTTATCAGGTGTTGGTCGATCGATACGCACCATCTAAGAACCTGGACAAAAAGCGTGATTTATATGCTTCTCCAAAGGTGCTGAAAAGTTGGGACGAAGTGCCTAAAGGCGGTCATTATCTGGAAGACGCTCAAGTTTGGAGCCATGAAATAGAATTTTGGGGTGGTGATCTCGATAGCCTTAAAAGCAAACTGGATCACATTCAACGTCTTGGGATGGATGTTCTATATCTCAATCCTATTCATTATGGTTTTACCAACCATAAATATGACGCCTTGGATTATAAAAAAGTCTCTCCTGAATTTGGCGATCGTGAAGATGTTAAAGCGCTTGCTGACGAGCTTCACCGTCGAGGCATGAAACTGGTGCTTGATGGTGTATTCAACCATATGGGACGCAACGCAGAAATTTTTAAGCAAGCGAGTAAAGACCAGAATAGCCCATATCGAGATTGGTTTTATTTTGGTGAGCAATATCCTTCTGGGCATAGAGCATGGGCATCGGCTATTAACTTGCCAGAACTAAATTTGGAGAATCCTGCTGTACGCGAGCATGTATATAATGCGCCCAATTCTGTGGTGCAAGGTTATCTGCTGGACGAAGGCATTGATGGTTGGCGTCTGGATGTCGCATTTGATATCGGTTTTCGTTATTTAACCGAGTTAACTCAAGCGGCTCATCAAGCTAAACCAGGGGCATTAGTGGTAGGGGAAATATGGAATTACCCCAAAGAATGGTTTCCGGCAATTGATGGCATCATGAATTTCTCAGCCAGAGAAGTGTTAATCAGAACTATCTTTGGGGATATATCACCGGCAATGGCTGTGACCATGTTAGACCGAATGGTATCAGATGCAGGGATTGAGCCGATGCTTAAGTCCTGGCTGGTTTTGGATAATCATGATACTCCGAGGCTTAAGAATTTGTTTCCTGAGCTATGGCAACAACAAATGGCTCAAGTGCTGCAATTCAGCTTTCCTGGTTCCCCCAATGTTTATTATGGCGTTGAAGTGGGTATGACTGGTGGTATTGACCCTGAAATGCGAGCTCCCATGCGTTGGGACTGGGTTAAAGATGATAACCCCTCGTTAGTCTGGTTACAGAATCTTATTGATATTCGTAAAACTAATCGTGCGTTGCGCATTGGTGAGTTTCGAGTGGTGAACTCAGAGAAACTAGTCGCATTTGAGCGCTATACCGATACTGCAGATGAAACCATTGTGGTTTTGGCTAATCCGGGAACCGAAGATGTCTCTGAAAGTGTCATGATTGCTAATTCAAAATTAATGAATGCCACCATGATGACGGATTTGCTAGGTGTGATAAAAGAACCTGTTCAGATATGGAGTGGATTAATTCGGGCTAATGTGCCTGCGGGTAAAACGGTAATGCTAAAAGTTCAAACTGCGCAAATTTCAGGGTATACACCGTACAAGCGGGTAAAGTAA
- a CDS encoding glycerol-3-phosphate dehydrogenase/oxidase — protein sequence MTTLRDSNINKLSQQSFDVLIIGGGINGAVSAASLAAKGAKVALIDKGDFAGNTSSNSSNLAWGGIKYLESWEFSLVNKLCKSRNHLMSQYPSSVKEIRFLTSIQKGFRYPALLVYLGTLLYWVIGRFKTASPNYLTPKDIKQQEQAINTDNVSGGFEYSDCYLHDNDARFVFNFIRSSMSYGCIAANYVELKQASKNAQGWTVQAYDNISGKALNIQAKVLINAAGPEVDKVNQLYHQMTEHHHLYSKGVHLIVDRIAHNHKVLTFFASDGRLFFVIPLGPRTCIGTTDTQVETPNAHVTNEDRTFILNNANNLLDLDVPLTEQDIIAERCGVRPLAIKGTQGKADWVQLSRKHAIDVDQDNAHLSIFGGKLTDCINVGDEVSELVEELGITLPYPKQKWYGEPDDAMKNEFMHRARLLGLDDLTPESSSEPLTQRFWRRYGRNAFAMLESIREDPSQADLLIENSEYLRVEIEHAARREMITKLDDFLRRRSKIALVVKHHDILQAPGLKEACRILFGNQAEAKLQEYIEQHR from the coding sequence ATGACCACGTTAAGAGATAGCAACATCAATAAACTCTCCCAACAATCATTCGATGTTTTGATTATCGGGGGTGGTATCAATGGCGCCGTATCGGCAGCATCCCTTGCAGCCAAGGGCGCTAAGGTAGCTCTGATCGACAAAGGCGATTTTGCAGGCAATACCAGTTCCAATTCGTCCAATCTGGCATGGGGTGGTATCAAATACCTGGAATCATGGGAATTTAGCCTGGTTAATAAGCTATGTAAAAGCCGCAACCACTTAATGAGCCAGTATCCATCCAGTGTTAAGGAAATTCGGTTTCTAACCAGTATTCAAAAAGGCTTTCGCTACCCAGCATTACTCGTTTATCTGGGCACGCTGCTGTATTGGGTAATCGGGCGATTTAAAACCGCTTCACCCAACTATCTAACACCCAAAGACATCAAGCAGCAGGAACAAGCCATTAATACCGATAATGTATCAGGCGGGTTTGAATATTCAGATTGCTATTTACACGACAACGACGCCCGTTTCGTGTTCAATTTCATTCGTTCGAGCATGAGTTACGGCTGCATAGCAGCCAACTATGTAGAACTTAAACAGGCCAGCAAAAACGCTCAAGGATGGACTGTTCAAGCCTATGACAACATTTCAGGAAAAGCACTGAACATTCAGGCAAAAGTCTTGATCAATGCCGCCGGACCCGAAGTAGACAAAGTCAATCAACTCTATCACCAAATGACAGAGCACCATCACTTGTATTCCAAAGGCGTACATTTGATCGTTGATAGAATTGCACACAATCACAAAGTGCTGACCTTTTTCGCAAGCGATGGTCGATTGTTTTTTGTTATACCGTTAGGGCCTCGCACCTGTATTGGTACAACAGACACTCAAGTCGAAACACCGAATGCGCACGTGACCAATGAAGACCGAACCTTCATACTCAATAATGCCAATAATCTTTTGGATTTAGATGTACCTCTTACTGAGCAAGACATTATCGCAGAACGCTGCGGTGTTCGACCATTAGCAATAAAAGGAACACAAGGTAAAGCCGATTGGGTTCAACTTTCCAGAAAACATGCCATAGATGTCGATCAGGATAATGCTCACTTATCTATTTTCGGTGGAAAATTAACTGATTGTATCAATGTCGGTGATGAAGTCTCTGAACTGGTGGAAGAACTCGGGATTACACTCCCCTATCCTAAACAAAAATGGTATGGCGAACCCGATGACGCGATGAAGAACGAGTTTATGCATAGAGCCAGATTATTAGGACTGGATGATCTAACTCCCGAATCATCATCTGAACCGCTAACACAACGTTTTTGGAGACGGTACGGAAGAAATGCCTTTGCCATGCTTGAATCCATTCGTGAAGATCCATCACAAGCAGATCTTCTTATCGAAAACTCAGAGTACCTAAGAGTGGAAATTGAACATGCAGCTCGCAGGGAAATGATTACCAAACTGGATGACTTTTTACGGCGTCGTTCCAAAATTGCCTTAGTGGTAAAACACCATGACATCCTGCAAGCGCCGGGGCTAAAAGAAGCTTGTAGAATTCTATTCGGCAATCAGGCTGAAGCTAAGTTACAGGAATACATTGAACAGCATCGCTGA
- a CDS encoding DUF6471 domain-containing protein, whose protein sequence is MPKKNSPKKKDKSEKELDKVAAVEIKRHVKSLMALKGINYKTLAKLLSAYGRPITEQSLRNKISKGSHRTTWYWDLLKAIESKEEDE, encoded by the coding sequence GTGCCAAAGAAAAACTCACCGAAGAAAAAAGACAAGTCTGAAAAAGAATTAGATAAGGTCGCAGCTGTAGAAATTAAGCGCCACGTAAAGTCCCTTATGGCACTTAAAGGTATTAACTACAAAACATTAGCCAAGCTTCTATCTGCATATGGACGCCCTATTACAGAACAAAGTTTGCGCAACAAAATAAGTAAAGGCTCCCACCGAACAACTTGGTACTGGGATCTACTTAAAGCCATTGAATCGAAAGAAGAAGATGAGTAA
- a CDS encoding RodZ family helix-turn-helix domain-containing protein, with translation MTVKKSNNKTHVAQSGVLKKLRLNSGMTQLDLATKLEISREKIVAIENCYLATMQELENEIIASWWRICKPQAEEDTKSEFRKLIDRIFPY, from the coding sequence ATGACTGTTAAAAAGAGCAATAATAAAACACATGTCGCTCAATCGGGCGTTTTGAAAAAATTAAGATTAAACTCCGGGATGACACAATTAGATCTGGCTACAAAACTTGAAATCAGTCGGGAAAAGATTGTTGCTATTGAAAATTGTTATCTTGCCACAATGCAAGAACTGGAAAATGAAATCATTGCCTCTTGGTGGCGTATCTGTAAGCCACAAGCCGAAGAAGATACCAAGAGTGAGTTCAGGAAACTTATTGATAGGATATTTCCATATTAA
- the nadA gene encoding quinolinate synthase NadA → MIQADRIEINYPFPVKPPVLTEIEKAQYKERIKSLLEEHNAKLVAHYYTDPEIQALAEETNGFISDSLEMARFGRDCDADTLIVAGVRFMGETAKILSPNKKILMPTLDATCSLDLGCPIEEFSAFCDAHPDHTVVVYANTSAAVKARADWVVTSSIAVDVVEYLEEQGEKILWAPDRHLGSYIAKKTGADMLLWNGECIVHDEFSAKALLDMKKVYPDAAVLVHPESPASVVDIADAVGSTTQLIKAAQELPNKQFIVATDKGIFYKMQQLAPNKELIEAPTAGNGATCRSCAHCPWMAMNGLNAIEKALVEPAGHEIFVDAELREKALIPLNRMLDFSAKNKLKVKGNI, encoded by the coding sequence ATGATTCAGGCAGATCGAATTGAGATTAATTATCCGTTTCCTGTAAAACCCCCTGTTTTAACAGAGATTGAAAAAGCCCAATATAAAGAGCGTATTAAATCGCTGCTTGAAGAGCACAACGCAAAGTTGGTTGCTCACTATTATACCGATCCAGAAATTCAGGCTTTAGCTGAAGAGACTAATGGCTTTATTTCTGACTCTCTTGAAATGGCTCGTTTTGGTCGTGACTGTGACGCAGATACACTTATCGTTGCTGGCGTTCGCTTCATGGGCGAAACGGCAAAGATTCTGAGCCCGAATAAAAAGATCTTAATGCCAACGTTGGATGCGACCTGTTCTTTGGATCTAGGTTGTCCGATTGAAGAGTTTAGCGCTTTTTGTGATGCTCATCCTGACCACACCGTGGTTGTTTATGCCAATACATCGGCAGCGGTTAAAGCTCGAGCTGATTGGGTTGTTACATCCAGCATTGCTGTTGATGTTGTTGAATACCTGGAAGAGCAGGGCGAGAAGATTTTATGGGCTCCAGACCGCCATCTTGGTAGCTATATCGCTAAAAAGACGGGGGCTGATATGCTGTTGTGGAATGGTGAATGTATCGTCCACGATGAGTTCTCAGCAAAAGCTCTATTGGATATGAAGAAGGTGTACCCCGATGCAGCGGTGCTGGTGCATCCTGAATCGCCTGCTAGCGTTGTTGATATAGCTGATGCAGTGGGTTCCACTACTCAGTTGATTAAAGCGGCTCAAGAGCTTCCTAATAAGCAATTCATTGTTGCTACCGATAAAGGCATTTTCTATAAGATGCAGCAGTTAGCTCCGAATAAGGAACTGATTGAAGCGCCGACTGCTGGAAATGGGGCTACATGCCGTAGTTGTGCTCATTGCCCCTGGATGGCCATGAACGGACTTAATGCGATCGAAAAGGCGTTAGTTGAGCCCGCGGGACATGAAATATTTGTTGATGCTGAATTAAGAGAAAAAGCTTTGATACCGTTGAATCGTATGCTGGATTTTTCAGCAAAAAATAAGCTGAAAGTGAAAGGAAATATATAA
- the ybgF gene encoding tol-pal system protein YbgF produces the protein MSRLNKKALLPFLVYGAAVNAAPAPVESVNGGSVNDRVAVLERMVEARSVAQHRIQGQLDEMQQEVNEIRGELELHSYKLEQILQRQRELYLEIDKRIQAAMKTPVASVQESVVSTEPELSADENELYDRAVNLILKDKLYDKAIPEFQSFLKRFPNSGYVPNAHYWLGLLLFNKQEWKNAEQHFNQVVSFYPDSPKRADSMLKLGIIAQHQNNQAKAMQLYEQVISEYPDSSVRKLADARIRSLKQGG, from the coding sequence ATGAGCAGATTAAACAAAAAGGCTTTGTTGCCTTTCCTGGTCTATGGAGCCGCTGTTAATGCGGCTCCTGCGCCTGTAGAAAGCGTTAATGGTGGTTCAGTTAATGATCGTGTTGCTGTATTGGAGCGCATGGTTGAAGCTCGTAGCGTTGCTCAGCATCGTATTCAAGGTCAACTTGATGAAATGCAGCAAGAAGTGAATGAGATTCGAGGCGAGTTAGAACTACATAGCTACAAGCTCGAGCAAATTCTACAGCGCCAAAGAGAACTTTATCTGGAAATAGATAAACGTATCCAGGCCGCAATGAAAACTCCGGTTGCTTCTGTTCAAGAATCTGTAGTAAGCACTGAACCTGAATTGTCAGCTGATGAAAATGAGCTCTATGACCGAGCGGTTAACTTGATCCTCAAAGACAAGCTTTATGATAAGGCGATTCCTGAGTTTCAATCATTTTTAAAACGCTTTCCCAATTCAGGGTATGTGCCTAATGCGCATTATTGGCTTGGGCTGCTCTTGTTTAATAAGCAAGAGTGGAAAAATGCTGAACAGCATTTTAATCAGGTGGTTAGTTTTTATCCTGATTCACCTAAGAGAGCCGATTCCATGTTGAAGCTTGGCATTATCGCTCAGCATCAAAATAATCAGGCGAAAGCAATGCAACTTTATGAACAGGTGATTTCTGAGTACCCGGATTCCAGCGTTCGTAAATTGGCAGATGCCAGAATTAGAAGCCTAAAACAGGGCGGATAA